AAAAAAATACCCCAAGCCGACAAAGCATACAACAACGCATCATTCCCAAGCCTAATCGAATGCATAATTCCCCCCGGCCAAAAACAAAACACCGCCGCCGCCAAAGCCTGCAAACCCGGCCTCTGCACCAACTGAAATATCGCCAACACCCCCCCCGCCAGATACAACCCAAAAAGCACCACCGCCAACACCTGCAACGCCTGATACGGATTCGGAGCCCCACACACCTCCGAGCACCACCACACCGCCGCCCCCAACAAATAATAAAACGGCGCATGATAAAACACAAACCCCTCATCCACCTTCGGCAGCCGTCCCCTCTCCACAATCGCCATCACATACGCACTATGCACCCCAGGCCCATACCCCTCATCATACGTCCTCTCATGCGGCTTCGTATATCGCAAGTAAGCCAACACCAACATCAACGCCCCCATCACCAATCCCGCCCCCCAAAGCGGCGCTCCAAACCGCCTAAACAACGCCACCATAAACATCGCCGCACTCCCCACAGCCCCCACCCACAAAATCAAAAAAACCGGATCCCAAAAATTAATCCTCAGCCACACACCCGGCGCATCCTTAATCTCATTCTCCAAGAAAAACTCAAACGGCACCACACCACCCTTCACCCCACGCCCATCCAACACATACCGCTTAAAGAAAAACTGATCATAAAACGGATCCACAATCTGATAATGCGTAAACTGCACCTCCCGCCCCGCCACCACCCCCTTAAAATTCGGCCGCGTATGCCTCAACTCAATCCCCATCGTCTTCTGCGCCCACCACCCCTTCACCCGCATCTCCCCCACCAACCGTGAGCGGCCATTCCAAAACGGCTCCCGCTTCTCCAGCGGCACCACCCATGGCCGCTTCATCTCAAACTCCTCCCCCGTCCGCTCCGACACAAGCTTAAGCTTCTCCATCCGAGGTGCCGTCACCATCATCGCCCATAAAAAAAACACCAACACACCCGCCCAGCACCACATATTCACCACCGCTGCCCTCAACCAAAACTTCACCAAAGTCCAAACCATGCACGGCTTATAAACACACCCCCTCCCCTTTCAAGTTCTCACACATAAAATAAAAACCCCGCATTGCACTTCCCCCATCCTTCCTCTACAACTCCACCTTCAACCACACACCCCTCCACCCCGCTATGCCACAATCCGAAATCATGGACAAACTCGTCGCCCTCTGCAAACGGCGCGGCTTCATCTTCCAATCCTCAGAAATCTACGGCGGCCTCAACGGCGCCTGGGACTACGGCCCCCTCGGCGCTCAACTCAAAAAAAACATCAAAGACCACTGGTGGCGCACCATGACACAACTCCGCGACGACATCGTCGGCATGGACGGCGCCATCCTCATGAACCGCGCCGTCTGGCGCGCCTCCGGCCACGAAGACACCTTCAACGACCCACTCGTCGATTGCAAAACCTGCAAAGGCCGCTTCCGCGCCGACCAACTCACCTCCACCCCCTGCCCGCAAAAACCCTCCAAAACCGTCGGCCAAACCGACGCCTGCTCCCTCACCGAACCCCGCAGCTTCAACCTCATGTTCAAAACCTACGTCGGCCCCGTCGAAGACGACTCCAACCTCACCTACCTCCGCCCCGAAACCGCACAAGCCATCTTCGTCCAATTCAAAAACGTCCTCGACACCTCACGCCTCAAACTCCCCTTCGGCATCGCCCAAATCGGCAAAGCCTTCCGCAACGAAATCAACCCGCGCAACTTCACCTTCCGCTCCAGAGAATTCGAACAAATGGAACTCGAATTCTTCGTAAAACCAGGCACCGGCCTCCAATGGACAGACCACTGGCTCGAAGAACGCCTCAAATGGTATGAAACCATCGGCATCCCCCGCCACAAAATCCACATCCTCGACGTCCCAGAAGATCAGCGCGCCTTCTACTCCCGCAAAACCTACGA
This DNA window, taken from Candidatus Methylacidiphilales bacterium, encodes the following:
- a CDS encoding glycine--tRNA ligase gives rise to the protein MPQSEIMDKLVALCKRRGFIFQSSEIYGGLNGAWDYGPLGAQLKKNIKDHWWRTMTQLRDDIVGMDGAILMNRAVWRASGHEDTFNDPLVDCKTCKGRFRADQLTSTPCPQKPSKTVGQTDACSLTEPRSFNLMFKTYVGPVEDDSNLTYLRPETAQAIFVQFKNVLDTSRLKLPFGIAQIGKAFRNEINPRNFTFRSREFEQMELEFFVKPGTGLQWTDHWLEERLKWYETIGIPRHKIHILDVPEDQRAFYSRKTYDLQYEFPFGIQELEGIAYRTDYDLSRHQEASGKPLEYFDEETKQKYIPHVVEPSAGVDRTLLAVLCEAFTEETITDEKGQTEIRTVLRLAPCIAPIKVGVFPLLKNKPELVAKAREIEAMLRPHMMTAYDDSGAIGRRYRRQDEIGTPYCVTIDFETLEGVREGPLAGRRDTVTLRDRDSMQQER